GAGAAGTGTACTGGGACAGATCGGAGAATAGTCAACAATACAGTTGCGTGACAGTGAAAAAGTGAGCGACTACGTCGAAGCGCCGACGAACGCGCAAAATGGCTTTGGCTTTGGCTTTGGCTTTGGCTTTGGCTTTGGCTTTGGCTTTGGCTTTGGCTTTGGTGATCAGGAGGTTAGCCGCACCGTCAGCTAGCGACAGCTGCGCCCGCCCAGGCGCCGCCCGTAACTTCGCGATTTCAGGAGGCTGAGCGCAGGCGTCTGGAGGGCCAGGTGCGCAGCACCCTTCGGCGTTAGCCGAAGGCGCGAGATGTAGACTTGCGCAGCAAGTCGTAGGCCGCGCGGGCCTGGAAGGCGCCGGAGCGAAGGGACCCGGAGCGTAGCGGAGGGCCGTATGAATGGAGCGCATGTACGGGTCACCCACATGGGTTACACAAAAGTTCACTCACATAGGTGACAACACCTTGAGTGTTACATAACCATCAGTGGCATCCCGCACATCGACCCGGCCAAGAATGATGGGACCGAAAATAACATCCCAAACGCCATCCCCGACCTGCTCCAGGCCAATGGTCTGGTGCTTGAGCACATAACCTACGTAGATCCTCAAGCCACGGCGGTTGATGATGCCGCAGCTATCCGCTGGCAAGCTCTCGATATGGCTGGGATAGGTCATCTCGGGGAGTTTTTCAGGGAATGGGCGTGGCGAGGGTTGGTAGCAAGACGCCGGTGTTTTCTGCTTCAACGCTTCATGCAAGCGCTCGTGATTATAGTGCTGCCGAAAGCGATCAAAGTGCCATTGTTGAGCCTCCCAGGCCACTGCCGGCGGCGATGGCAGCGTGCTCTTGAGCGTTCGATGCATGCGTTCGTGGCGGCCATTTTGCTCAGGCCGACCAGGCGCAATGCGCTCGGGAATGATGCCTAGACGCAGCCACCAGATCGACAACTGGGAAAGTCCCGCACGCCCCTTGCTGGCAAACGGCACACCGTTATCGGTACGAATCCGCTCAGGCAGGCCATTCTCCCGGAACACTTGGGTGAAAACGGCCTGCGTTTCCAGAAGATTGGTGTTGGGCATGCTGTGGCAGGCGAGCAGGAAGCGACTGGCGTGATCCATGATCGTCAGCGGATAGCACCAGACGCCTGCACCTGTCAGAAATTGGCCTTTGTAGTCCGCACTGAACAGTTGGTTAGGCAACTCTGCCTTCTCCAGGGGCTTGGGATAGACCGCTACCCGCTGACGTAAGCGGCGTGGTTTGACCAACTCGGCCTTCTTGAGGATGTTGTAGATCGCTGTCTTCGAGGGCGGCGCCTGATCAGGGAAACGCTCCTGCAGCGCCGCCTGGATCTTTTTCGGACCCGGTTCCGTTTCGCCTCGACTGCGCAGTTCGATGATAGCTTCGCGAACTGCAGCGGGTACAACCCAGTCCTGGGTCAACCGGCGGCGGCTGCGTTCTTCCAGCCCCGAAGGCCCCTCTTTCTCATATCGCTCGACCCATTTGTAGCCGGTCTTTCGGCTGATCTCGTAGGCCTGGCACAGGGCACTGAAACTGGGTGCCCCCTGCAGGTAATCCGCGATGAAAAGCATTTTCAGGTCCATAGGTTTCAGCTCTCGCCAAGGCATGGTCAGATCCTCGAAAACCGACCCTGCCAGTTAAAGACTGTTACCTATGTGCATGAACTGATTTGTAACCCATGTGGGTGAGTCATACCCGCAGCGTTTTTTGGTTACTTTTTGTCGCGTTTGACAAAAAGTGACCCGCCGTAAGGGCGGAAAGGTGACTGCGAGTCGCTATAGCAAATGGATATGCACATGGCTGTAGAGACCTACTTGGTTTTGACTTTGACTTTGACTT
This genomic stretch from Pseudomonas entomophila L48 harbors:
- a CDS encoding integrase core domain-containing protein, with product MPWRELKPMDLKMLFIADYLQGAPSFSALCQAYEISRKTGYKWVERYEKEGPSGLEERSRRRLTQDWVVPAAVREAIIELRSRGETEPGPKKIQAALQERFPDQAPPSKTAIYNILKKAELVKPRRLRQRVAVYPKPLEKAELPNQLFSADYKGQFLTGAGVWCYPLTIMDHASRFLLACHSMPNTNLLETQAVFTQVFRENGLPERIRTDNGVPFASKGRAGLSQLSIWWLRLGIIPERIAPGRPEQNGRHERMHRTLKSTLPSPPAVAWEAQQWHFDRFRQHYNHERLHEALKQKTPASCYQPSPRPFPEKLPEMTYPSHIESLPADSCGIINRRGLRIYVGYVLKHQTIGLEQVGDGVWDVIFGPIILGRVDVRDATDGYVTLKVLSPM